CTAGTTTATAGTAAAGAAAGGCTAATTGAAAACATCCAAAGTAATatcaaataataaataaaaatttataattaaaatccgcaaatttataattaatttccgtatttaatttaatttccttatttattttaatttcgttatttaaaaaagaaaatttaatttaatttaatttgatttccttatttaatttaatttcgtcatttaatttaatttccttatttaatttaattttctgatttaACCCAatagtaaatatttttttataaaaaaattaaccaattTATGTTAAATGATAATTAAGGTGATTATGTTTATTGAATGGGAAATGATTGATTACGTTAAAAATACTACCATTTTTTAAAAGATTTCAAATTTGGTTATCAAAATTTGGTGAGTCTGATttgttggaaaaaattaatgttaAGTAAATGCATTTCCTTTctcaaaatgaaaaagaaaactcaatatttctcatttaatttaatttccttatttaagttAATAATGTAGATTTTATCCCAACACTCAAtatgttgtcaaaaaaaaatttaagtaagATATTGACTATATATTTTTAACGTCATACTCAGgtatgaaacttttttttttaacttgacaCATTCATTTTCCTTAGTGAAGCTCTAATATAGATTTTTTCCGATTTTTGTTTAACTTGAAACAAATAATAGtgatatttgattttgaataaaaaaatatattaattcagtttttttataaaatattaaaaaaaaacgaaaatttgtATCTCATTGAGGAAATAGTGATTATTTATCAAAAATCTCACATTGAATAACGaaattcttttattttgaaCTTGGAATCAATCAAACATTAATGCCCAAAGTTTTTCCCCTGATTTAAAGTTGATTTAGGCAAAGAATAATcaatcattttccttttttaaattaatgcaagAAAATATAATGCATTAAATTTGAACCTCATATAGGTCATCATttccttttttatatttattcggtaataaagaataataattaattatgtaaGGAGAATATTTAAACACTTTAAATCCTTTTTCACTCGAGAGGAGATGACGAGGCCCAAACTGAAATGCCACAACCTTCCCAAGATTTCCGTGAGGGAGAACGCTGAATTGGAAGCTGAATTCACAGAAGCTGAAATTTGGGAGGTGGTGAAGACTTGTGATGGGAATAAAGCTCCAGGGCCTGATGGGTTTAATATGGGATTCTTTAAGCATTTCTGGACCTTAATCAAAGAAGACATAAGCAAAGCTTTCGTTGAATTCCATGGCTCGGGGAAACTAGTGAAAGGTCTAAACGCTGCATTCATTGCCTTAATCCCTAAGTCCCAATCTCCTCAAGAAGTTTCAGATTTCCGGCCCATAAGTCTGATCGGAAGTGTGTATAAATTGATCTCCAAGGTTTTGGCGGGTAGATTACAAAAGGTCATGCCTAAGGTGATTACTGAAAATCAATTTGCTTTCACACGAGGTAGACAAATCTCGGAGTGCATCCTTCTTGCATCGGAGGTGGctaattttttgcaaaaaagagAGGGTGGTGGATTCCTCCTCAAATTGGATTTCGCCAAGGCTTATGACAGCGTGGAATGGAAGTTCCTGTTAGATACCATGGAAGAAATGAACTTCGGGCAAAAGTGGCTGAGTTGGATAAAAGGGTGTGTCACAACTGCCTCGATTGCTATCCTAGTAAATGGCTCCCCTTCGGATTTTTTCGCTATTGAAAAGGGTCTCCGACAGGGTGACCCATTATCACCACTCCTCTTTAATATTTGTGTATGTGGACTATCGAGCATGCTTAATCAGCTACTGGGAGAGAGGCTATTTAGTGGGGTTCATATTGGAGATGGTGTGGCATTGAACCACCTCCAATTTGCGGACGACACGCTTCTGTTTTGCGAGAATGATAACGAGCAGCTTGAGAGGCTATGTTACACACTATTTGCCTTCTTGTACGCTTCGGGATTAAAACTGAACCTGGGAAAATCTGTGCTCATAGGGTGCAATATGGAGGCTGAAACAGTTGAGAGTGCAGCACAAGTGTATGGTTGGGCAGTGGGTAACTTACCAATTACATATCTTGGGGCTCCTCTGGGTGGGAATCCACGAAGAGTGTCTTTTTGGGAGCCAATGCTGGAAAATTTGAGGAGAAAGGGGAGATCATACAATTCTAAATACATGTCACTTAGTGGGAGGCTTGTGCTCTTGAGAGCGGCATTAAAATCAATACCAATCTTCTGGATGACTTTATTTAAAGCTCCGACAAGTGTGATTggagaaattgaaaaaatataccGGGCTTTCCTAtggggtgggggggggggtagagaGAAAAATATCTTGGATACCCTGGGAGTTGATCTGCAAAGCTAAAGCGTTGGGGGGCTTGGACCTTGGATACATTGGGTGGAAAAACAAGGCTCTCTTGATCAAATGGGCATGGAAATACGGTGTGGAGACAGAATGCTTATGGAGAAAGGTAATTGCTGCCAAATACCTTTTAAATAGTAGGAATCTATTGCTTCATCTTGTTATGTCTGAAGCTGGAAACTGGTCCATGATGATGCGTGATATTGTTGGTGTGCTAAAAGAAGACTCAATGATTACAAAAGGGTGGAAGGAAAACGTAATATGCAGAGTTGGCAATGGCTTGAACACACGTTTTTGGTTAGACCCATGGGCTGATCTTGTACCTCTTTATCAAAGATTTCCACGAATATATGCAATGAATAATCAGAAAACTGGAACAGTGGCAGATATGGGGTTGTTTGTGAGAGGAAAATGGAGATGGGATCTTGATTTTAGACGCCAATTCTTTGACTGGGAACTCGAAGTCTATGCTGAGTTTGAGGCAACTATTAACATGGTTTTTCCaactgaaaatgaaaaggaCTCGTTGATATGGTGCTTAAATCCAAATGGCTATTTTACTGTGAAAGACCTATGTAAATGGGCAGAAGAGAAGCTGAATATCGAGGCAGAATTCATAGGGTCAGAACAAGCTACTAAAGTGGTGCCCCCCAAGGTAAACTTGTTGTTTTGGCAAGCATGTCATGATAAGATTGCTTCaaaacaaaatctcataaaaaggGGAATATTGGGACCTTTGGAGGGCCAATGTGAATTGTGCAGGGCTCATCTTGAAACAGGGGACCATCTTTTTGTATTATGCCCAAAGATCTACTTACTATGGTACAATACGTTGGCAAGGGAGAAAATTTGTTGGGTCATGCCTAATTCCCTAAAGATGTTGGCACATGAGATCATAAAATCTGGgaactcattcctttctctatTGTCTGGTCAGTTTGGACAACTAGAAATGCACTGATCTTCAAAGGTAAGGAGATGAACCTAAATGAAGTGTGGGATTCTCACATGCTGAAGGTTGCGTGGTGGATCAAGAGCACTTGGAAAGACTGTCCCTTTGACACCTTCCACATTACTCAGAACATCGTGGATATTCGATTGGCCCCGAAACCTAAACCTCCTAGATCATGGGCTTGGTGCCCCCCCCCCACTGCAGGTCTGCTGAAATGCAATGTTGACGACGCATCCAAAGGGAACCCGGGGCCAAGTGGCATAGGGGGGATTCTATGGAACGAAAACAGAAGAATATTGGGATTTTTTTTCTCTGAATTCAGGGCATGGATGGGCTTTCGAAGCAGAGGTAAGGGCCATTCTAAATGCTCTCATCTTTTGCCAAGAATTTCTCTTCAGAAAAATCATAATTGAAAGCGATTCATCCGTCGCGGTGAGCTGGGTTGCATTAAAGGAGAAGAGGCCGTGGAGACTCCTAAATGAATTACATGGATTTCTTGATACATGAGGTAAACTGTGTTGAAGTTAGACATATCTTCAGGGAAAGCAATGTAGAAGCAGACCTCCTTGCCAATAAAGGGTGCATTAGAACTACGCCACTTTGGGTTTGCATTGGGGATACCAGCGAAATGACAGTTCTTCGTGATGAGGACGCAGGTGCTGGTGTTATGCCATAAGATAACtttaattttgtttgtgaattgTATGGGTTTTCTTTTGCCACCGTAATTGGGCTTTAAAACACTTGGGTTGTTGGTTAGACTAGGTGCTAGTCGTGGTTGCTTAAGCTCTACTACTGATATGAGTTAGGCCCACACTTGGGAGAGGTTGTTCCCATGGCTTATTACCCTTATTAATGGAAGCTTTGttcagttttcaaaaaaatatatatacatattagGTCCTTAATTTGTGGATTTTAAGCTATCAATTTATTTTCAGAATATTAAAAcctttttatgagtttttttttagaaaggaaATGCAATTATCTAACTTTAATTTTCTCCTTCAAATCAGACTCACCAAATTGGATAATTAAATttggaatatttttaaaaaatggttTTCATCAATGATTTTTATATATTGAACACTAAATTAAATCTAATGTTTTTTGGAAGGTATTCTTCATCAAACATAGTAAATTGAAATCGAACTCAGAAATACTTGTGAATTCCATAATCCGAATAATTTATTGAAAGAACTAATTGCCATGCAAAGGCATCAAAATAGGCAATTAGACCAAGAAAAATGGATATTAAGTTTAGACCACATATGGCAAACAAACTTCAAAACAACGATAATGATATAGGTcaacaaagaaaattaaatcTAGACCACGTATGGTCA
This portion of the Lotus japonicus ecotype B-129 chromosome 3, LjGifu_v1.2 genome encodes:
- the LOC130744315 gene encoding uncharacterized protein LOC130744315, which codes for MTRPKLKCHNLPKISVRENAELEAEFTEAEIWEVVKTCDGNKAPGPDGFNMGFFKHFWTLIKEDISKAFVEFHGSGKLVKGLNAAFIALIPKSQSPQEVSDFRPISLIGSVYKLISKVLAGRLQKVMPKVITENQFAFTRGRQISECILLASEVANFLQKREGGGFLLKLDFAKAYDSVEWKFLLDTMEEMNFGQKWLSWIKGCVTTASIAILVNGSPSDFFAIEKGLRQGDPLSPLLFNICVCGLSSMLNQLLGERLFSGVHIGDGVALNHLQFADDTLLFCENDNEQLERLCYTLFAFLYASGLKLNLGKSVLIGCNMEAETVESAAQVYGWAVAKALGGLDLGYIGWKNKALLIKWAWKYGVETECLWRKVIAAKYLLNSRNLLLHLVMSEAGNWSMMMRDIVGVLKEDSMITKGWKENVICRVGNGLNTRFWLDPWADLVPLYQRFPRIYAMNNQKTGTVADMGLFVRGKWRWDLDFRRQFFDWELEVYAEFEATINMVFPTENEKDSLIWCLNPNGYFTVKDLCKWAEEKLNIEAEFIGSEQATKVVPPKVNLLFWQACHDKIASKQNLIKRGILGPLEGQCELCRAHLETGDHLFVLCPKIYLLWYNTLAREKICWVMPNSLKMLAHEIIKSGNSFLSLLSGQFGQLEMH